One Gemmatimonadota bacterium DNA window includes the following coding sequences:
- a CDS encoding phytanoyl-CoA dioxygenase family protein, with protein sequence MLTPNWNILPKETIREFDEKGCLIVRRALDQKTVAHLLETCDRFIDSDIKTNRQTRENGYYDGFRNCIALDDAFLSLLTHPKIFPMVVQFLGAYLHLTTSHLIYKHPDPPGTPDFARAPNWHRDYGRLNNDLQHAAPRGMLKCAYYLTDLTESNAGATLVVPGSNLLRDPLDIPPNGDPEGAFEPHLEPGDCLIFENRTYHAGGINLSDETRKVIMFGYGYRWLAPIDYRVQPQSLLDKLDPLGQYLLGETLVKTEEYQTSGGETPLKPWCEQNNLPLVRPPVWQEDLALA encoded by the coding sequence ATGCTCACCCCAAATTGGAATATCCTTCCCAAAGAAACCATCCGGGAATTCGACGAAAAGGGCTGTTTAATCGTGCGCCGGGCACTCGATCAAAAAACAGTCGCACACTTGCTTGAAACATGCGACCGATTCATCGACAGCGACATAAAAACAAATCGACAAACGCGCGAGAATGGATACTACGATGGCTTTCGCAACTGCATCGCCTTAGACGACGCCTTTCTATCTCTCCTCACACATCCCAAAATCTTCCCCATGGTCGTGCAATTTCTCGGCGCGTATCTCCATCTCACCACCTCACACCTGATTTACAAACACCCCGACCCGCCCGGCACGCCCGATTTTGCCCGAGCGCCAAACTGGCATCGCGATTACGGTCGCCTCAACAACGACCTCCAGCACGCGGCTCCCCGGGGCATGCTCAAATGCGCTTATTATCTCACGGATCTCACCGAATCCAATGCGGGCGCCACACTCGTCGTGCCCGGCAGTAATCTATTGAGAGACCCCCTCGACATTCCCCCCAATGGCGATCCAGAAGGCGCATTCGAACCGCATCTCGAACCCGGCGACTGTCTCATCTTTGAAAACCGAACCTATCACGCCGGCGGTATCAACCTGTCCGACGAGACCCGCAAAGTCATCATGTTCGGTTATGGCTACAGATGGCTCGCGCCCATAGATTACCGCGTGCAGCCTCAATCGCTATTAGACAAACTCGATCCATTGGGCCAGTACCTCCTTGGCGAAACACTGGTCAAAACAGAAGAATATCAAACCAGCGGCGGTGAAACCCCGCTCAAACCCTGGTGCGAGCAAAACAACCTGCCCCTCGTCAGACCACCAGTCTGGCAAGAAGATCTGGCTCTTGCCTGA
- a CDS encoding glucose 1-dehydrogenase, translated as MGLLNGKVAIITGGASGIGRATARLFVEEGAQVIIADIQDDKGQTVAEELGHNAIFQHTNVRREPDIRAMINLAVTHFGRLDCLFNNAGYGGVAGPVEETSMRGFDKTVSILLRGVFMGIKHAAPVMKKQGSGSIISTGSVAGLRTGYGPHVYSACKAAVIHLTRTTAMELGPHNIRVNCICPGGIATPIFAPALDLTPEESDKAYQLMTEKLAGGQPIHRAGQPEDIAHAALYLASDHASFVNGHALVVDGGLIGGQKWDRSWIAREGLTSDEDIREEGE; from the coding sequence ATGGGATTACTTAACGGTAAAGTAGCGATCATCACGGGTGGCGCGAGTGGCATTGGTCGCGCAACTGCTCGCCTCTTTGTCGAAGAAGGCGCACAAGTCATCATCGCAGACATCCAGGACGATAAAGGCCAGACTGTTGCAGAAGAACTCGGTCACAACGCCATCTTCCAGCACACCAATGTGAGACGGGAACCCGATATCAGAGCGATGATCAATCTCGCCGTCACGCATTTTGGACGCCTGGATTGCCTCTTTAACAACGCCGGATACGGCGGTGTAGCGGGACCTGTTGAAGAAACATCCATGCGGGGTTTTGACAAAACCGTAAGCATTCTCCTGCGCGGCGTCTTCATGGGCATCAAACACGCGGCTCCCGTGATGAAAAAACAGGGATCGGGCAGCATCATCAGCACGGGTTCTGTCGCGGGCCTTCGCACGGGCTATGGGCCGCATGTGTACAGCGCGTGTAAAGCCGCCGTCATACACCTCACCCGCACAACGGCAATGGAATTGGGACCTCACAACATCCGCGTCAACTGTATATGCCCGGGAGGCATTGCCACCCCCATATTTGCCCCGGCGCTGGACCTCACGCCCGAAGAATCTGACAAAGCCTATCAACTCATGACCGAAAAACTCGCTGGCGGACAGCCTATCCATCGCGCGGGTCAGCCCGAAGACATCGCACATGCAGCCCTCTATCTCGCCAGTGATCACGCCTCATTTGTCAACGGTCACGCCCTCGTCGTCGATGGCGGCCTCATCGGCGGCCAAAAATGGGACAGATCCTGGATCGCCCGAGAGGGGCTTACGTCTGATGAGGACATACGTGAAGAAGGAGAATAA
- a CDS encoding ABC transporter substrate-binding protein, which produces MRTYVKKENNMNRVLISLALMLFIACGSEQTGPAKTTIAVIPKGTTHEFWKSIHAGAVKAQRELDIEIIWKGPLKEDDREDQIALVENFISRGVSGIVLAPLDDTALRVPVANAVRNGIPVVIIDSGLQSEDFVSFVATDNYRGGRLAGADMAQRLNQKGKVIMLRYQEGSASTMKREQGFLDAIGEHSDIEIASSNQHGGATTESAYQASENLLAPLKDANGKLTIQGIFCPNESTTFGMLRALQDAGLAGSVIFIGFDSSEKLVEALENDQIHGLVLQNPFRMGYLGVKTIVAHLQNQPVEKRVDTGVALVTKDNMNDPDIKDVLTPDLDKWLK; this is translated from the coding sequence ATGAGGACATACGTGAAGAAGGAGAATAATATGAACCGCGTCTTAATCTCATTGGCCCTCATGCTCTTCATCGCTTGTGGCAGTGAACAAACCGGACCGGCAAAAACGACCATTGCCGTCATACCCAAAGGCACAACCCACGAATTCTGGAAATCGATTCACGCAGGCGCTGTCAAAGCGCAGCGCGAGTTAGACATAGAAATAATATGGAAAGGGCCACTCAAAGAAGACGACCGCGAAGACCAGATCGCACTGGTCGAAAACTTCATCTCTCGTGGCGTTTCGGGCATTGTACTCGCGCCCCTCGACGACACTGCCCTTCGCGTACCCGTCGCCAATGCCGTGCGCAACGGCATCCCGGTCGTCATTATCGACTCGGGGCTTCAAAGCGAGGACTTCGTCTCCTTTGTCGCCACCGACAATTATCGCGGAGGACGCCTCGCAGGTGCCGACATGGCCCAACGCCTGAACCAAAAGGGCAAAGTCATCATGCTGCGTTACCAGGAAGGCTCTGCCAGTACAATGAAACGTGAACAGGGATTTCTCGACGCAATTGGCGAGCATTCAGACATCGAAATCGCCTCATCAAATCAACACGGCGGTGCCACCACTGAAAGCGCGTATCAGGCCAGCGAAAACTTGCTCGCGCCCTTGAAAGACGCAAACGGCAAACTCACCATCCAGGGCATCTTCTGCCCCAACGAATCCACCACATTTGGCATGCTGCGCGCCCTGCAAGACGCGGGCCTCGCCGGCAGTGTCATATTCATCGGCTTTGACAGTTCGGAAAAACTCGTCGAAGCCCTCGAAAACGATCAGATCCACGGGCTTGTACTGCAAAATCCCTTTAGAATGGGCTACCTTGGCGTCAAAACCATAGTAGCACACCTCCAAAATCAACCCGTTGAAAAGCGCGTTGATACCGGCGTTGCCCTCGTCACCAAAGACAACATGAACGACCCAGACATCAAAGACGTATTAACGCCAGACCTGGATAAATGGCTAAAATAA